One Dysidea avara chromosome 7, odDysAvar1.4, whole genome shotgun sequence genomic region harbors:
- the LOC136260009 gene encoding insulin gene enhancer protein isl-2a-like isoform X2, with protein sequence MLGTSKSSKSDMNGCAFEPGADTCSMATKLCHRCKEPIMDRFVMRVHPNYEFHPACLSCASCHSTLDETSTCFVRNGIPYCKPDYFRYFGVHCHECREVITDKVMKAGDKGYHVDCFKCCVCLMKLEPGDYYTTYNDRLYCKDDIEFLLGDNDTSSSANEGGSPTSEGSCPLPSPPGKKSEKTPRVRTVLSDKQLKILKAVYSQNPKPDSLMKEHLCEVTGLSPRVIRVWFQNKRCKDKKKILQDKAMEEASQLPSIANPPITPLTPLTPDTSSEMTFPTSNILSGSTTNSFSHTTLPSTITSPSPMSSWSTMSCSFGSFTSSVAISTAKSSCAVTSQ encoded by the exons ATGCTGGGTACTAGTAAATCATCAAAGTCAGATATGAACGGGTGTGCATTCGAACCCGGTGCAG ATACCTGCTCTATGGCGACGAAGCTTTGCCACAGATGCAAAGAGCCTATTATGGATAGATTTGTTATGAGAGTGCATCCAAACTACGAGTTCCATCCAGCTTGCTTGAGCTGTGCTTCGTGTCATTCAACGCTGGATGAGACCTCCACTTGCTTTGTTCGCAATGGTATTCCTTATTGCAAACCAGACTACTTCAG GTATTTTGGTGTGCACTGCCATGAATGCAGAGAGGTAATAACTGATAAAGTGATGAAGGCTGGAGACAAA GGTTACCATGTGGATTGCTTCAAGTGCTGTGTCTGTTTGATGAAGCTAGAGCCTGGTGATTACTACACTACCTACAATGATAGACTGTACTGCAAGGATGATATTGAGTTTCTACTTGGTGATAATGACACTTCAAGCTCTGCTAATG AAGGAGGAAGCCCTACCAGTGAAGGTTCATGTCCTCTCCCTAGTCCTCCCGGAAAGAAGTCGGAGAAGACTCCTCGTGTGCGTACTGTTCTGTCAGATAAACAATTGAAAATATTGAAGGCAGTTTATTCTCAAAACCCAAAGCCTGATTCGTTAATGAAGGAGCACCTATGTGAAGTGACCGGTCTCAGCCCCAGAGTTATTAGAGTCTGGTTTCAGAACAAGCGTTGCAAAGATAAAAAGAAAATATTACAAGACAAGGCTATGGAAGAAGCATCGCAACTCCCATCAATT GCAAATCCACCAATTACGCCTCTCACTCCACTGACACCAGATACCAGCTCAGAAATGACTTTTCCCACTAGTAACATCTTGTCGGGATCAACCACTAATTCTTtctcacacacaacactaccatCAACAATCACCTCTCCTTCACCTATGAGCAGCTGGTCCACAATGAGCTGCTCATTTGGATCATTCACTTCAAGTGTGGCAATCAGCACGGCAAAGTCCAGCTGTGCTGTCACATCCCAATAA
- the LOC136260009 gene encoding insulin gene enhancer protein ISL-2-like isoform X1 → MLGTSKSSKSDMNGCAFEPGAGIMLNSLPNVEELFALDTCSMATKLCHRCKEPIMDRFVMRVHPNYEFHPACLSCASCHSTLDETSTCFVRNGIPYCKPDYFRYFGVHCHECREVITDKVMKAGDKGYHVDCFKCCVCLMKLEPGDYYTTYNDRLYCKDDIEFLLGDNDTSSSANEGGSPTSEGSCPLPSPPGKKSEKTPRVRTVLSDKQLKILKAVYSQNPKPDSLMKEHLCEVTGLSPRVIRVWFQNKRCKDKKKILQDKAMEEASQLPSIANPPITPLTPLTPDTSSEMTFPTSNILSGSTTNSFSHTTLPSTITSPSPMSSWSTMSCSFGSFTSSVAISTAKSSCAVTSQ, encoded by the exons ATGCTGGGTACTAGTAAATCATCAAAGTCAGATATGAACGGGTGTGCATTCGAACCCGGTGCAGGTATAATGCTTAACTCGTTACCTAACGTCGAAGAGCTTTTTGCACTAGATACCTGCTCTATGGCGACGAAGCTTTGCCACAGATGCAAAGAGCCTATTATGGATAGATTTGTTATGAGAGTGCATCCAAACTACGAGTTCCATCCAGCTTGCTTGAGCTGTGCTTCGTGTCATTCAACGCTGGATGAGACCTCCACTTGCTTTGTTCGCAATGGTATTCCTTATTGCAAACCAGACTACTTCAG GTATTTTGGTGTGCACTGCCATGAATGCAGAGAGGTAATAACTGATAAAGTGATGAAGGCTGGAGACAAA GGTTACCATGTGGATTGCTTCAAGTGCTGTGTCTGTTTGATGAAGCTAGAGCCTGGTGATTACTACACTACCTACAATGATAGACTGTACTGCAAGGATGATATTGAGTTTCTACTTGGTGATAATGACACTTCAAGCTCTGCTAATG AAGGAGGAAGCCCTACCAGTGAAGGTTCATGTCCTCTCCCTAGTCCTCCCGGAAAGAAGTCGGAGAAGACTCCTCGTGTGCGTACTGTTCTGTCAGATAAACAATTGAAAATATTGAAGGCAGTTTATTCTCAAAACCCAAAGCCTGATTCGTTAATGAAGGAGCACCTATGTGAAGTGACCGGTCTCAGCCCCAGAGTTATTAGAGTCTGGTTTCAGAACAAGCGTTGCAAAGATAAAAAGAAAATATTACAAGACAAGGCTATGGAAGAAGCATCGCAACTCCCATCAATT GCAAATCCACCAATTACGCCTCTCACTCCACTGACACCAGATACCAGCTCAGAAATGACTTTTCCCACTAGTAACATCTTGTCGGGATCAACCACTAATTCTTtctcacacacaacactaccatCAACAATCACCTCTCCTTCACCTATGAGCAGCTGGTCCACAATGAGCTGCTCATTTGGATCATTCACTTCAAGTGTGGCAATCAGCACGGCAAAGTCCAGCTGTGCTGTCACATCCCAATAA